The stretch of DNA CTTCAGTTACATAAACGAACAGGACTCCGCAACGATGGCGGTTACTCTCTTTGTCAACAATCTCGAAGCATCGATCCTTCTCTTCATAGGCGGTGCGACGTTCGGGGTTGTAACAATGATCGTGCTGCTGACAAACGGAGTGATTATCGGTTTTGTCCTGGAATACGCTGCAAAGGCCCAGGGAGTGGCGGCAGTCGCAGCGGGTATAATTCCGCACGGCGTCTTCGAGATCCCTGCGTTCATTATCTCTTCGGGTCTCGGGTTTCTCCTTGCCGAATCGTTGTGGATGGAGTATAAGGGACTGGACGATGCGGCAGAGTATGCCGGAAAACTCGCCAAAGTTTTTCTCATGATTGTAATTCC from Methanolacinia petrolearia DSM 11571 encodes:
- a CDS encoding stage II sporulation protein M gives rise to the protein MFDKKLSYSISFSLVIFVVFLAIGALTISQNSESAETLIQALNDDLFSYINEQDSATMAVTLFVNNLEASILLFIGGATFGVVTMIVLLTNGVIIGFVLEYAAKAQGVAAVAAGIIPHGVFEIPAFIISSGLGFLLAESLWMEYKGLDDAAEYAGKLAKVFLMIVIPLLAAAAIIEAFITPQIIDLVVQGV